A stretch of Actinomycetes bacterium DNA encodes these proteins:
- a CDS encoding acyl-CoA dehydrogenase, whose protein sequence is MRASAIDDDLVALAEVAHDWLASASPMDVVRDRLEAPSQDTSLPAFWDDMTALGWVGLAVGQQEGGQGAGLAGLATVVEEWGRAVAPGPFPATALCATVLGMHAPELLAPILAGAPASVLCPPAEAGADLDGAVVDGAAEAKWLLVSVGGSATTLALLDSSGFDADPVPGADPTRRAARVKLDPATIAAAPRVEVPAGLVEQLAAVLGCAESIGVASWCVETAADWARTRVQFDRPIGQFQAVKHRCADALCRLELARAATADAASLDPGDPQFPLAVAAAAALAPSAAFECAKDAIQVLGGIGYTWEHDAHLYLRRAAVLAHTAQPADRWHDLIVQHATAGDRRELALELPSEAENVRERVRAEVADLASAPKAEWNLALADGGWLAPHWPKPWGRDADALEQLVTDEELAAHGVKRRHLQVAGWVLPTLIAHGTDAQQEQFVGPSLRGEITWCQLFSEPGAGSDLAALSTRATRTDGGWLLNGQKVWTTMAREAQYGLCLARTNPEAPKHDGISALVVDMAADGIDIRPLRELTGFAMFNEVFFDDVFVADDMVVGAVDDGWRCARTTLENERVSMASGASFGPGVLSVLELADRTGALDTQRGRDLVGSLLVESQALAVLGMRTTLRAIGRRGAQAAVPGPEASVRKLVAVEHEQRIQEAAMALLGPQAVVDEGEGQLWFAGFLGNRALSIAGGTSEIQRNVIGERLLGLPRD, encoded by the coding sequence ATGAGGGCATCGGCGATCGACGACGACCTGGTCGCGCTGGCGGAGGTCGCCCACGACTGGTTGGCGTCTGCCAGCCCCATGGATGTCGTGCGTGATCGGCTCGAGGCGCCGTCGCAGGACACGTCGTTGCCGGCGTTCTGGGACGACATGACCGCGCTCGGCTGGGTTGGCCTTGCCGTCGGCCAGCAAGAGGGTGGCCAGGGTGCCGGTCTGGCGGGACTGGCCACGGTGGTCGAGGAATGGGGTAGGGCGGTCGCTCCCGGGCCGTTTCCGGCGACCGCACTGTGCGCAACGGTGCTCGGCATGCATGCTCCCGAGTTGCTCGCGCCGATCCTCGCAGGCGCCCCGGCATCGGTGTTGTGCCCGCCTGCTGAAGCGGGAGCCGATCTCGACGGTGCCGTTGTGGACGGCGCCGCCGAGGCGAAGTGGCTGCTCGTGTCCGTCGGTGGGTCCGCAACCACGCTCGCATTGCTCGATTCATCCGGCTTCGACGCGGATCCAGTGCCGGGAGCCGACCCGACGCGCCGCGCCGCACGGGTGAAGCTGGATCCGGCAACCATCGCCGCAGCCCCCCGGGTCGAGGTGCCGGCCGGTCTGGTCGAGCAACTGGCCGCCGTTCTCGGGTGCGCCGAGTCGATCGGCGTGGCCAGTTGGTGCGTCGAGACCGCTGCCGACTGGGCGCGGACCCGGGTGCAGTTCGACCGACCGATCGGGCAGTTCCAGGCGGTGAAGCACCGCTGCGCGGACGCATTGTGCCGACTCGAGTTGGCCAGGGCGGCAACCGCCGACGCAGCTTCCCTGGACCCCGGGGATCCCCAGTTCCCCCTGGCCGTGGCTGCCGCGGCAGCGCTGGCACCGAGTGCGGCGTTCGAGTGCGCGAAGGACGCGATCCAGGTGCTGGGCGGGATCGGCTACACCTGGGAGCACGACGCCCACCTGTACCTGCGGCGAGCGGCTGTACTCGCCCACACGGCGCAGCCAGCCGATCGGTGGCACGACCTGATCGTTCAGCATGCCACCGCCGGCGACCGTCGTGAGCTGGCGCTCGAGTTGCCGTCCGAGGCGGAGAACGTGCGTGAACGAGTGCGGGCCGAGGTGGCCGATCTTGCCAGCGCACCCAAGGCCGAGTGGAACCTCGCCCTCGCGGATGGGGGCTGGCTGGCACCGCACTGGCCGAAGCCATGGGGCCGCGACGCCGACGCCCTCGAACAGCTCGTGACCGATGAGGAGCTGGCGGCGCACGGGGTGAAGCGCCGTCACCTCCAGGTGGCGGGCTGGGTGTTGCCCACATTGATCGCGCACGGCACCGATGCCCAGCAGGAGCAGTTCGTCGGGCCGTCGCTGCGCGGCGAGATCACCTGGTGCCAGCTCTTCAGCGAGCCGGGTGCCGGATCGGACCTTGCCGCTCTGTCGACCAGGGCCACGCGTACCGACGGCGGGTGGCTGCTCAATGGCCAGAAGGTATGGACGACCATGGCGCGCGAGGCGCAGTACGGGCTGTGCCTGGCCCGCACCAACCCGGAAGCACCCAAGCATGACGGCATCTCGGCGCTGGTGGTTGACATGGCCGCCGACGGGATCGACATCCGTCCACTGCGCGAGCTGACCGGCTTCGCGATGTTCAACGAAGTGTTCTTCGACGACGTGTTCGTGGCCGACGACATGGTCGTCGGCGCTGTCGACGACGGCTGGCGCTGTGCGCGCACGACGCTCGAGAACGAGCGCGTGTCGATGGCGTCGGGCGCGTCCTTCGGCCCGGGTGTGCTGTCGGTGCTCGAGCTCGCGGACCGCACCGGCGCGCTGGACACGCAGCGGGGCCGTGACCTGGTCGGCTCGCTGCTGGTCGAGTCGCAGGCTCTTGCGGTGCTCGGCATGCGCACGACGCTGCGGGCGATCGGCCGGCGCGGTGCGCAAGCGGCGGTGCCCGGTCCCGAGGCGAGCGTGCGCAAACTTGTGGCGGTCGAGCACGAACAGCGCATCCAGGAAGCGGCCATGGCGCTGCTCGGGCCGCAGGCCGTGGTCGACGAGGGAGAGGGCCAGCTCTGGTTTGCAGGCTTCCTCGGCAACCGGGCGCTATCGATCGCCGGCGGGACCTCGGAGATCCAGCGCAACGTGATCGGCGAGCGCCTGCTCGGCTTGCCCCGCGACTGA
- a CDS encoding acyl-CoA desaturase: MGGRPGRCAISLTAEAHDVQSIEDAGADFSHGKINMRTSIPFFLVHLLPFVAVFTGVTWTAVWIFIACYWGRMFFITAGYHRYFSHRAYKTSRVFQFILAFGGSAAAQKGPLWWAGHHRIHHRYSDTPIDPHTPKKGFWWSHVGWILGDDTADQPEGTMKEYDDVPEVKFLDRYDFVAPWALGVACFLIGGLPGLFFGFFGSTVLLWHSTFLINSLAHVFGSRRFDTTDTSRNNFALAVITMGEGWHNNHHRYAHLARQGLRWWEVDFSYWILCGLEKLGIVWDLKRPRPEWIVDKPSQAENDLPVPD, from the coding sequence ATGGGCGGACGCCCCGGTAGGTGCGCCATCTCCCTCACAGCCGAAGCCCACGACGTCCAGTCGATCGAAGACGCAGGTGCAGACTTCTCGCACGGCAAGATCAACATGAGGACGTCGATCCCTTTCTTCCTCGTGCACCTGCTTCCGTTCGTCGCCGTCTTCACCGGCGTCACGTGGACCGCCGTGTGGATCTTCATCGCCTGCTACTGGGGCCGGATGTTCTTCATCACCGCCGGCTACCACCGCTACTTCTCGCACCGCGCCTACAAGACGAGTCGGGTGTTCCAGTTCATCCTTGCCTTCGGTGGGTCCGCGGCCGCCCAGAAGGGCCCGCTCTGGTGGGCCGGCCACCACCGCATCCACCACCGGTACTCGGACACGCCCATCGACCCGCACACCCCGAAGAAGGGCTTCTGGTGGAGCCACGTCGGGTGGATCCTCGGCGACGACACTGCGGACCAACCCGAAGGCACGATGAAGGAGTACGACGACGTGCCCGAGGTGAAGTTCCTCGACCGTTACGACTTCGTGGCGCCCTGGGCGCTCGGAGTCGCCTGCTTCCTCATCGGCGGGCTGCCCGGTCTCTTCTTCGGGTTCTTCGGATCCACGGTGCTGCTGTGGCACTCGACGTTCCTGATCAACTCGTTGGCCCACGTGTTCGGCAGCCGGCGGTTCGACACGACCGACACGTCGCGCAACAACTTCGCCCTCGCGGTCATCACCATGGGTGAGGGCTGGCACAACAACCACCACCGCTACGCACACCTCGCCCGCCAGGGCCTGCGCTGGTGGGAAGTCGACTTCAGCTACTGGATCCTGTGCGGTCTCGAGAAGCTCGGCATCGTGTGGGACCTCAAGCGTCCCCGCCCGGAATGGATCGTCGACAAGCCCTCCCAGGCCGAGAACGACCTCCCGGTCCCGGACTGA
- a CDS encoding multicopper oxidase domain-containing protein has protein sequence MAGNGGSQRAVDGGVFAWFAAAAVLATLALIVGVIALFTPPGGGSSGTDVAPEGGGVETVQVELGEMYVEPASIDVPAGTELILEVTNAGEMPHDLMVDGGAGTKMLEPGESETLEVGVVNESVVAWCTVAGHREAGMEMDIVVTGSSSSGDDGGSDMADHSTSSSGAEFAEIDPNAEPEQGWEPRDPTLPPAPDDTVHEVTWPMTHLVMDVAPGVSQELWTFDDQVPGPTLRGKVGDIFRVTIVNDTPMDHSVDFHASKVAWNDEMRSIGPGEELVYEFEAKHAGIWMYHCGTAPTLHHIGNGMYGAVVIDPPDLAPVDHEFIMVQSEFYLGPEGEPGDLGKMQRDEWDAVVFNGYFQHYKFAPIRVETGERIRVWVLDDGPNENSAFHIVGTIFDTVYKEGAYLLRPDAAFGGSQALDLQPAQGGFVEFSFDEDGLYPMVTHKFSNVGKGALGLFQSGEVETVAAQE, from the coding sequence ATGGCAGGCAATGGTGGTTCCCAGCGAGCAGTGGACGGGGGCGTGTTCGCCTGGTTCGCCGCGGCGGCCGTACTGGCCACCCTGGCGCTGATAGTCGGCGTGATCGCGCTGTTCACTCCGCCCGGTGGCGGCAGCTCCGGGACCGACGTCGCCCCCGAGGGTGGTGGCGTGGAGACTGTCCAGGTGGAGCTCGGCGAGATGTACGTCGAGCCTGCGTCGATCGATGTGCCGGCCGGCACCGAGCTCATCCTCGAGGTGACCAACGCCGGCGAGATGCCCCACGACCTGATGGTCGACGGCGGTGCCGGCACGAAGATGCTCGAGCCCGGCGAGAGCGAGACCCTCGAGGTGGGGGTTGTGAATGAGTCGGTGGTCGCATGGTGCACCGTCGCCGGTCACCGCGAGGCCGGAATGGAGATGGACATCGTTGTCACCGGTTCGTCGAGCTCCGGCGACGACGGTGGGTCCGACATGGCCGATCACTCGACCTCCTCATCTGGGGCGGAGTTCGCCGAGATCGACCCCAACGCCGAACCCGAGCAAGGCTGGGAACCCCGCGACCCGACGCTGCCCCCGGCGCCCGACGACACGGTCCACGAGGTCACCTGGCCGATGACCCACCTGGTGATGGACGTCGCCCCAGGTGTCAGCCAGGAGCTCTGGACATTCGATGACCAGGTGCCCGGCCCGACCCTGCGCGGCAAGGTCGGCGACATCTTCAGGGTCACGATCGTCAACGACACACCGATGGACCACTCGGTCGACTTCCACGCATCGAAGGTCGCCTGGAACGACGAGATGCGCAGTATCGGACCGGGTGAGGAACTCGTCTACGAGTTCGAGGCCAAGCACGCAGGGATCTGGATGTACCACTGCGGAACGGCACCGACACTGCACCACATCGGCAACGGCATGTACGGCGCGGTCGTGATCGACCCGCCCGACCTGGCCCCGGTCGACCACGAGTTCATCATGGTGCAGTCCGAGTTCTATCTCGGCCCCGAAGGTGAGCCCGGTGACCTCGGCAAGATGCAGCGTGACGAATGGGATGCAGTCGTGTTCAACGGCTACTTCCAGCATTACAAGTTCGCCCCGATCCGTGTGGAGACAGGCGAGCGCATCCGGGTCTGGGTGCTGGACGACGGCCCCAACGAGAACTCGGCATTCCACATTGTCGGCACCATCTTCGACACCGTCTACAAGGAAGGCGCCTACCTGCTGCGCCCCGATGCGGCGTTCGGCGGCAGCCAGGCACTCGACCTGCAGCCCGCCCAGGGCGGCTTCGTGGAGTTCAGCTTCGACGAGGACGGTCTCTACCCGATGGTGACCCACAAGTTCTCCAACGTCGGCAAGGGGGCCCTCGGGCTCTTCCAGTCCGGAGAAGTGGAGACCGTGGCGGCGCAGGAGTAG
- a CDS encoding helix-turn-helix domain-containing protein — protein sequence MADDLQRPDGPSGRRLAEAEALADPTRLRLLEEIEAAEEPLDVAYLTESARVHHTVVRQHLARLCDAGLVEERTAKPVGRGRPKLLYSPAPGPRRRSEQAAHYRRLALLLAEAIGKDLDPAEAGRRAGVAAAVEAVLGDEGGSVDALELLRRESERMGFEPEVDPRGDQQVDIVLTHCPFGDVAAEEPETICALHAGIARGVAEATEELSFDGITVVDPVNAGCRLHLTVLDPTPVDLPRRRD from the coding sequence ATGGCCGACGACCTGCAGCGACCGGATGGTCCCTCGGGTCGTCGGCTCGCGGAAGCCGAGGCCCTGGCCGACCCGACCAGGCTGCGCCTGCTGGAGGAGATCGAGGCCGCTGAGGAGCCGCTCGACGTGGCGTACCTCACCGAGAGTGCACGCGTTCACCACACGGTCGTGCGCCAGCACCTGGCGCGCTTGTGCGATGCCGGCCTCGTCGAGGAGCGGACCGCGAAGCCCGTCGGGCGGGGCCGGCCGAAGCTGCTCTACAGCCCGGCACCGGGGCCGCGGCGGCGCAGCGAGCAAGCCGCGCACTACCGACGCCTGGCACTCCTGTTGGCCGAAGCGATCGGCAAGGACCTCGACCCGGCGGAGGCCGGCCGCCGCGCGGGTGTGGCCGCTGCGGTGGAGGCGGTCCTTGGCGACGAGGGGGGATCAGTCGATGCACTCGAGTTGCTCCGCCGCGAATCCGAGCGCATGGGCTTCGAGCCCGAAGTGGACCCACGCGGGGACCAGCAGGTCGACATCGTGCTGACCCATTGCCCCTTCGGGGATGTGGCAGCAGAAGAACCCGAGACGATCTGCGCCCTGCACGCCGGAATCGCCCGGGGGGTGGCGGAGGCCACCGAGGAACTGTCGTTCGACGGTATAACGGTCGTGGACCCGGTGAACGCGGGATGCCGACTGCACCTGACGGTGCTCGATCCGACGCCGGTGGACCTTCCGCGCCGCCGGGACTGA
- a CDS encoding glycoside hydrolase family 104 protein, giving the protein MRSTTINSETDTANSPARTRRSRTLLLAGATLVALTASACNLPVEQWVPDFDGDGVISQAEIDRQSGVIIAAVTESVEQQRREVQQHSFLTCVRRHESDRTGAWPHIGGYTAQNPRSSASGAYQFIDSTWRTVASRAGHPGYAKASHAPWYVQDAVALHTINNGGRSHWNGTGC; this is encoded by the coding sequence ATGCGCTCCACCACAATCAACTCAGAGACCGACACTGCAAACAGCCCGGCCCGCACCAGGCGCTCACGCACACTGCTACTGGCCGGCGCAACACTCGTGGCCCTCACCGCCTCGGCCTGCAATCTCCCCGTGGAGCAGTGGGTGCCGGACTTCGATGGCGACGGCGTCATATCCCAGGCAGAGATCGACCGCCAGAGCGGCGTGATCATCGCAGCCGTCACCGAGTCCGTGGAACAGCAGCGCCGAGAGGTGCAGCAGCACTCGTTCCTCACCTGTGTGCGCCGCCACGAGTCGGATCGCACCGGCGCATGGCCCCATATCGGCGGCTACACCGCACAGAACCCGCGCTCCAGCGCTTCCGGTGCCTACCAGTTCATCGACAGCACCTGGCGCACAGTGGCTTCGCGGGCCGGTCACCCCGGCTACGCAAAGGCCAGCCACGCTCCCTGGTACGTCCAGGATGCCGTGGCACTGCACACCATCAACAACGGCGGTCGATCCCACTGGAACGGCACCGGCTGCTGA
- a CDS encoding patatin-like phospholipase family protein: protein MQGQVAFVLGGGGRLGAAAGGRLSALSEAGITPDRVIGTSIGAVNGAAVALDPSTEGVDRLRTMWENLDRAGVFGARLVDRVRHVARTRTSLHSNEALHRLLDSVLPATFEDLQVPFECVAACVQTAHETWFDSGDLVSAVLASSAVPGLLPAVERDGLHYLDGGIVDSIPIRRALDHGAGTVFVIQVGRIEEPLSPPRWPHEVAMVAFEIARRRSFASAMAAVGEDVSVHVLPTGGQGPGFSDLSQFRYKDFTRVGERIDTAKAATAAYLEMHSLRGTPPDSPSDAGGSTQ from the coding sequence GTGCAGGGCCAGGTTGCATTCGTGCTCGGCGGCGGGGGCCGCCTCGGCGCCGCCGCAGGCGGCAGGCTCTCGGCCCTGTCCGAAGCAGGAATCACCCCGGACCGTGTCATCGGCACCTCGATCGGAGCTGTCAACGGCGCCGCGGTCGCGCTCGACCCCAGCACCGAAGGGGTGGACCGGCTGCGCACGATGTGGGAGAACCTCGACCGCGCCGGTGTCTTCGGAGCGCGACTGGTCGACCGTGTGCGCCATGTGGCGCGTACCCGCACGAGCCTGCATTCCAACGAGGCTCTGCACCGTCTGCTCGACTCAGTCCTCCCGGCGACATTCGAGGATCTCCAGGTGCCCTTCGAGTGCGTCGCGGCGTGTGTGCAGACCGCGCACGAGACCTGGTTCGACAGCGGTGACCTCGTGTCAGCCGTGCTGGCGTCGAGCGCGGTACCCGGCCTGCTGCCGGCGGTGGAGCGCGACGGCCTTCACTACCTGGACGGCGGCATAGTCGACTCGATACCGATCCGGCGCGCTCTCGACCACGGTGCCGGCACGGTCTTCGTCATCCAGGTGGGCCGCATCGAGGAGCCGCTCAGCCCGCCGCGATGGCCGCATGAGGTCGCGATGGTGGCGTTCGAGATCGCCCGGCGGCGCAGCTTCGCGAGCGCGATGGCCGCAGTCGGCGAGGACGTGTCGGTGCACGTGCTTCCGACCGGCGGCCAGGGCCCGGGGTTCAGTGACCTCAGCCAGTTCCGGTACAAGGACTTCACGAGAGTGGGCGAGCGCATCGACACGGCCAAGGCCGCCACGGCGGCCTACCTCGAGATGCACTCCTTGCGCGGTACCCCACCCGATTCGCCGTCCGATGCGGGCGGCTCGACGCAGTGA
- a CDS encoding 1-acyl-sn-glycerol-3-phosphate acyltransferase yields MVLRRVVFAPLIVVITVVVLAFSPLILIGAAFVVRWLPGRWRGLRFLWFLLVYLVRESVGLVAMFVLWVLSGFGWSLGSDRMQRAHVFLVGWYLNGLVVSARRVLGVRVVTEELPTGLTVDNPFRRGSGAGGKPVLVFSRHAGAGDSFLLVGLLVRTYGRRPRIVLKDQLQFDPCVDVVLNRLPNRFISPNPAPGAGVVDSIAELAAGLKPDGALILFPEGGNFSESRRQKAIQRLVDDNLDDLVPLAEELTHVLPPRPGGAIAAIDASPDADVMFVAHTGLERLASLRDLWNELPMRTEVRMAWWTVPAEHVPTDHHERITWLYAWWEHIDTWIEDRRLADTPKGPKLESGVEAP; encoded by the coding sequence ATGGTGCTGCGCCGGGTCGTGTTCGCCCCACTCATCGTGGTGATCACCGTGGTCGTGTTGGCGTTCTCGCCCTTGATACTCATCGGGGCCGCATTCGTGGTCCGCTGGTTGCCGGGGCGTTGGCGCGGCCTGCGGTTCCTTTGGTTCCTGCTCGTGTACCTGGTGCGCGAGTCGGTCGGGCTGGTTGCGATGTTCGTGCTGTGGGTCCTCAGCGGCTTCGGCTGGTCGCTCGGCTCGGACCGCATGCAGCGCGCGCACGTGTTCCTCGTCGGGTGGTACCTGAACGGCCTCGTCGTGTCAGCTCGCAGGGTGCTCGGCGTGCGGGTCGTGACCGAGGAGTTGCCGACCGGGCTCACGGTCGACAACCCGTTTCGCCGCGGGTCGGGAGCCGGCGGCAAGCCGGTGCTGGTGTTCAGCCGTCACGCCGGGGCCGGGGACTCGTTCCTGCTGGTGGGGCTACTTGTGCGTACCTACGGCCGCCGGCCCCGCATCGTGCTGAAGGACCAGCTCCAGTTCGACCCGTGCGTGGACGTGGTGCTCAATCGGCTGCCCAACCGGTTCATCAGCCCCAACCCCGCACCGGGCGCCGGAGTGGTGGACTCGATTGCAGAGCTTGCCGCCGGACTGAAGCCGGACGGCGCCCTGATCCTCTTCCCCGAGGGGGGCAACTTCAGCGAGTCACGTCGCCAGAAGGCGATCCAGCGCCTCGTCGACGACAACCTCGACGACCTCGTGCCTCTCGCGGAGGAGCTGACCCATGTGCTGCCCCCTCGGCCGGGCGGGGCGATTGCCGCCATCGACGCCTCGCCCGACGCCGACGTGATGTTCGTCGCCCACACCGGCCTGGAACGGCTCGCTTCCCTGCGGGACCTGTGGAACGAGCTTCCCATGCGAACGGAAGTGCGGATGGCCTGGTGGACCGTGCCGGCGGAGCACGTCCCGACCGACCACCACGAGCGGATCACCTGGCTGTACGCGTGGTGGGAGCACATCGACACCTGGATCGAGGACCGTCGACTGGCGGACACTCCCAAGGGACCAAAGCTCGAATCGGGGGTCGAGGCCCCGTGA
- a CDS encoding HAD-IC family P-type ATPase, with the protein MESTQVPAGLTAAEVAERTADGRVNKVPKAPSRTTGQILSANLLTPVNAVVGVLFVAILVARGGPSADMLFAGVIVANSAIGTIQEVRARAALDRLAVLQEPTAIAVRDGAEVELSVEEVVQDDLLVLRMGSQVVVDGEVVDSAGLDVDEALLTGEADPVLKAVGDEVLSGSFVAAGSGTYRATRVGAHAYAASLADEARRFTLVDSELRTGINRVLKALMLAIPPVAALLFWRLLEVSDTWQEALAGVVASAVAMVPDGLVLLTSLAFMAGVITLARKDALLRELASVELLARVDTLCLDKTGTITTGDITASEVVPLGGEAAGSSLSADCLAALAGADPDPNATLAAIGEAYPLDPGWKLVDSVPFSSARKWSAAQFDRADGPLAVYLGAPEFLAPDDGAVAGRIEDLAREGKRVVMVATAADLTGEDLPPALEPLALVVLEDTIRPDAAEILDYFSEQGVRLKVISGDHPDTVAAVARRAGVPGADRGVDARTLPTDPAELGEALEDAVVLGRVTPQQKQAMVGAQQSRGHVVAMTGDGVNDVLALKDADMGIAMGAGSAATRAVAQLVLLDNRFSVLPVALAEGRRVINSVERAANLFVYGTVYSMLVSLTIAVIGTDFPFLPRHLTLVRTLSVGIPGVFLALAPDPRRARPGFLGRVVRFAVPAGAIAAVAALTVYLVGRANAGTTLIEARSAATITLLGVGLAILLRLTGSLPRWRWALVAAMAAAVLAVLVVPWLAALFELDMPPADTWIFMATVVAASAAVLHFVPVTADGGEVPPPAPPPSG; encoded by the coding sequence ATGGAGTCGACGCAAGTGCCCGCCGGTCTGACCGCGGCCGAGGTGGCGGAACGGACTGCCGATGGCCGGGTCAACAAGGTTCCCAAAGCACCCTCGCGCACGACCGGCCAGATCCTGTCGGCCAACCTCCTCACTCCGGTCAACGCCGTGGTTGGCGTGCTGTTTGTGGCGATCCTCGTGGCCCGCGGCGGGCCCAGCGCCGACATGCTGTTCGCGGGCGTGATAGTCGCCAACTCGGCGATCGGCACGATCCAGGAGGTTCGAGCACGTGCCGCCCTCGACCGGCTCGCGGTGTTGCAGGAACCGACTGCGATTGCCGTGCGCGACGGGGCCGAGGTGGAGTTGTCGGTCGAGGAGGTCGTGCAGGACGACCTGCTGGTGCTGCGCATGGGAAGCCAGGTGGTTGTGGACGGTGAGGTGGTCGACTCGGCCGGACTGGACGTCGACGAAGCCCTGCTCACCGGCGAGGCCGACCCGGTTCTGAAGGCGGTCGGTGACGAGGTTCTGTCGGGCAGTTTCGTTGCGGCCGGTAGCGGCACGTACCGCGCGACCCGGGTGGGAGCGCACGCCTACGCGGCATCGCTGGCGGACGAGGCAAGGCGGTTCACGCTGGTCGACTCCGAACTGCGCACCGGCATCAACCGCGTGCTGAAGGCGCTGATGCTGGCGATCCCGCCGGTGGCGGCACTGCTGTTCTGGCGGCTCCTCGAGGTGAGCGACACCTGGCAGGAGGCCCTCGCCGGCGTGGTGGCCTCCGCGGTGGCGATGGTGCCCGACGGACTGGTTCTGCTCACCAGTCTGGCGTTCATGGCCGGGGTCATAACCCTGGCCCGCAAGGACGCGCTGTTGCGGGAGCTCGCTTCGGTAGAACTCCTGGCGCGCGTCGACACGCTGTGTCTCGACAAGACCGGCACCATCACCACTGGAGACATCACGGCGTCGGAGGTGGTCCCGCTGGGTGGCGAGGCGGCTGGCTCGTCGCTGTCCGCTGACTGCCTGGCCGCGCTGGCGGGTGCCGATCCCGATCCGAACGCCACGCTCGCCGCCATCGGCGAGGCGTACCCGCTGGACCCGGGTTGGAAGCTGGTCGACTCCGTGCCCTTCTCCTCTGCGCGCAAGTGGTCCGCAGCGCAGTTCGACCGCGCCGATGGCCCGCTCGCGGTGTACCTCGGCGCTCCCGAGTTCCTGGCGCCCGACGACGGTGCCGTGGCAGGCCGGATCGAGGACCTGGCCCGGGAAGGCAAGCGTGTGGTGATGGTGGCCACAGCTGCGGACCTCACTGGCGAGGACCTGCCGCCGGCCCTCGAGCCCCTGGCCCTCGTGGTGCTGGAGGACACCATCCGGCCCGACGCAGCGGAGATCCTCGACTACTTCTCGGAGCAGGGGGTACGCCTGAAGGTGATCTCCGGTGACCATCCGGACACCGTTGCAGCGGTGGCCCGCAGGGCCGGGGTGCCGGGGGCGGACCGCGGTGTCGACGCCCGAACCCTGCCGACTGACCCAGCGGAGCTCGGAGAGGCCCTGGAGGACGCAGTCGTGCTGGGCCGCGTGACCCCGCAGCAGAAGCAGGCGATGGTGGGTGCGCAGCAGTCCCGCGGCCATGTGGTGGCGATGACGGGCGACGGGGTGAACGACGTGCTCGCGCTGAAGGACGCCGACATGGGCATAGCCATGGGAGCGGGCTCGGCTGCGACCCGGGCGGTCGCCCAGCTGGTGCTGCTCGACAACAGGTTCTCCGTGCTGCCGGTGGCGTTGGCCGAGGGCCGCCGCGTCATCAACAGCGTTGAGCGGGCCGCCAACCTGTTCGTGTACGGCACCGTCTACTCAATGCTGGTGTCACTCACGATCGCGGTGATCGGCACCGACTTCCCGTTCCTGCCGAGGCACCTCACCCTCGTACGCACACTCAGCGTCGGCATTCCAGGGGTCTTCCTCGCCCTGGCGCCTGACCCGCGGCGTGCGCGCCCCGGCTTTCTGGGGCGCGTCGTGCGGTTCGCCGTGCCGGCCGGGGCGATCGCGGCCGTCGCGGCGCTGACCGTGTACCTGGTCGGACGCGCCAACGCGGGCACGACGCTGATCGAGGCCCGCTCCGCGGCCACGATCACGCTGCTCGGCGTGGGTCTCGCCATCCTGTTGCGCCTCACCGGCTCGCTGCCACGCTGGCGCTGGGCACTCGTGGCTGCGATGGCGGCGGCCGTGCTGGCCGTGTTGGTGGTCCCGTGGCTGGCAGCGCTGTTCGAGCTGGACATGCCGCCGGCGGACACATGGATCTTCATGGCGACGGTTGTTGCAGCGTCCGCGGCAGTACTTCACTTCGTTCCCGTCACGGCGGACGGGGGAGAGGTGCCGCCCCCGGCGCCGCCTCCGTCTGGCTGA
- a CDS encoding superoxide dismutase [Fe] (SodB; iron binding; present under aerobic and anaerobic conditions; destroys free radicals) translates to MAFELPALPYAQDALAPHISAETLEYHYGKHHQTYVTNLNKLTDDNADGKSLEDVIMGADGGLFNNAAQVWNHTFYWNSMSPNGGGAPEGAVGDAIGSAFGSYDDFKAKFAEAATTQFGSGWAWLVDSGSGLEIMKTANADLPMKHNAKALLTIDVWEHAYYIDFRNARPNYISTFLDSLVNWDFVAQNMG, encoded by the coding sequence ATGGCCTTCGAGCTGCCCGCATTGCCCTACGCCCAGGACGCCCTTGCGCCCCACATCTCGGCGGAGACGCTCGAGTACCACTACGGCAAGCACCACCAGACCTACGTCACCAACCTCAACAAGCTCACCGACGACAACGCTGACGGCAAGAGCCTCGAAGACGTGATCATGGGCGCCGACGGTGGTCTGTTCAACAACGCCGCCCAGGTGTGGAACCACACCTTCTACTGGAACTCGATGTCGCCCAACGGCGGCGGCGCCCCCGAGGGAGCAGTTGGCGACGCCATAGGCTCCGCCTTCGGTTCCTATGACGACTTCAAGGCCAAGTTCGCCGAGGCCGCCACCACACAGTTCGGTTCCGGCTGGGCATGGCTGGTCGACTCCGGCTCGGGCCTCGAGATCATGAAGACGGCGAACGCCGACCTGCCGATGAAGCACAACGCCAAGGCGTTGCTCACCATCGATGTGTGGGAGCACGCCTACTACATCGACTTCCGCAACGCCCGGCCCAACTACATCTCGACCTTCCTCGACTCGCTGGTCAACTGGGACTTCGTGGCCCAGAACATGGGCTGA